The Staphylococcus carnosus genome has a segment encoding these proteins:
- a CDS encoding helix-turn-helix transcriptional regulator: MELSNRQSEIVEIVKHNGPITGEKIAEQLSLTRATLRPDLAILTMSGFLEARPRVGYFYSGKSTNQLLTEKLRQYIVKDYQSLPIILKSDMSVYEAICTIFLEDVSTLFVVNQNNDFIGVCSRKDLLRASMIGEDIHTMPISVIMTRMPNLTYVKENDLLVLAAQLMIEKEIDSIPIVRGKDNGKLEAIGRISKTTITKLFVSIFDE, encoded by the coding sequence ATAGAACTGAGTAATAGGCAAAGTGAAATAGTTGAAATAGTAAAACACAATGGCCCAATAACTGGAGAAAAAATTGCCGAACAATTAAGTTTAACTAGGGCTACATTAAGACCAGATTTAGCAATCCTCACAATGTCAGGATTTTTAGAAGCAAGACCACGTGTCGGTTATTTCTATTCTGGAAAGTCAACTAATCAATTGTTAACTGAGAAATTAAGACAATATATTGTAAAAGATTATCAATCACTTCCAATTATATTAAAAAGTGATATGTCAGTGTATGAAGCAATATGTACTATTTTCCTTGAAGACGTCAGTACATTGTTTGTTGTTAATCAGAACAATGATTTCATTGGTGTTTGCTCCAGAAAAGATTTATTAAGAGCATCGATGATTGGGGAAGATATACATACTATGCCAATAAGTGTTATAATGACACGCATGCCAAATCTAACATACGTAAAAGAAAATGATTTACTCGTATTAGCTGCTCAATTAATGATAGAAAAAGAAATCGATTCTATACCTATCGTGAGAGGTAAAGATAATGGCAAGCTCGAAGCAATCGGCCGTATATCCAAAACAACAATTACAAAATTATTTGTATCTATTTTTGACGAGTAG
- a CDS encoding pyruvate, water dikinase regulatory protein → MQKIKIIIASDSVGETAEQVAKACVSQFNSKNFKSEIVRYPYIETIENVDEVIEIAKENELNIVVFTLVKPDIKQYMEERLAENKIKHVDIMGPLMSILTDKIDEQPYCEPGIVHKLDEAYFKKIEAIEFAVKYDDGKDPKGLPKADIVLIGISRTSKTPLSQFLAHKRYKVMNIPIVPEINPPEALFEIDPKKCIALKISEEKLNKIRKERLKQLGLGDSARYATGQRIQEELEYFDNIVNKIGCPVIDVSDKAIEETANDIMYIIEQNKTNKSE, encoded by the coding sequence ATGCAAAAGATAAAAATAATTATTGCATCTGATTCAGTAGGGGAAACAGCAGAACAAGTTGCAAAGGCGTGTGTTTCCCAATTCAATTCCAAAAACTTCAAAAGCGAAATTGTACGTTATCCTTATATAGAAACAATTGAAAATGTAGATGAAGTTATTGAAATAGCTAAAGAAAACGAATTAAATATTGTAGTATTTACATTGGTCAAACCAGATATTAAACAGTATATGGAGGAGCGTTTGGCTGAAAATAAAATCAAACATGTTGATATAATGGGCCCGCTCATGAGTATACTTACAGACAAAATTGATGAACAACCTTATTGCGAACCGGGTATAGTGCATAAACTTGATGAAGCATATTTCAAAAAAATTGAAGCCATCGAATTTGCAGTTAAATACGATGATGGAAAAGATCCTAAAGGTTTACCGAAAGCTGATATTGTTTTAATAGGTATTTCTCGAACTTCTAAAACACCGTTATCTCAATTCTTAGCGCACAAAAGATATAAAGTAATGAATATCCCAATTGTTCCTGAAATCAATCCACCTGAAGCATTATTTGAAATTGACCCGAAAAAATGTATTGCTTTAAAAATAAGCGAAGAAAAACTCAATAAAATTAGAAAAGAACGATTAAAGCAACTAGGTTTAGGTGACTCGGCAAGATATGCAACCGGTCAACGAATCCAAGAAGAATTAGAGTATTTTGATAACATCGTTAATAAAATTGGTTGCCCAGTAATTGATGTTTCTGATAAAGCAATTGAAGAAACTGCAAACGATATTATGTACATTATTGAGCAAAATAAAACAAATAAATCTGAATAA